A stretch of Leptospira neocaledonica DNA encodes these proteins:
- a CDS encoding helix-turn-helix domain-containing protein — protein sequence MKQADAEELDGKELISSEHITEVVKENLKLIRHTKGLSLDKLASRCGVSRAMLSQIEQGKSVPTIAVLWKIATGLNVPFSELLKEKGTEGVFLLKAENTKVLYSSSKVYSSRALFPFIGGRRVEFYELILKPGGIEVAEAHKAGTTENLVVVQGKLRLRVGDKVVELDAKDSVYFRADVPHEYINPTDTETLMYLVMEYTDEAS from the coding sequence ATGAAACAGGCCGACGCCGAAGAACTGGATGGGAAAGAACTCATCTCCAGCGAACATATAACAGAAGTCGTTAAAGAAAACCTAAAATTAATTCGCCATACTAAAGGACTTTCATTAGACAAATTGGCATCCCGCTGTGGGGTAAGCCGGGCCATGCTTTCCCAAATAGAGCAAGGTAAAAGTGTTCCTACAATCGCAGTATTATGGAAGATCGCAACCGGTCTTAACGTTCCTTTCAGTGAACTACTAAAAGAGAAGGGAACGGAAGGAGTTTTTCTCTTAAAAGCAGAGAATACAAAAGTCTTATATTCCAGCTCCAAGGTATATTCTAGTCGTGCCTTGTTTCCGTTTATCGGAGGCAGAAGGGTAGAATTTTATGAACTGATCCTGAAACCGGGCGGCATCGAAGTTGCAGAAGCTCATAAGGCCGGAACGACTGAGAATCTTGTTGTGGTCCAAGGAAAATTGCGCCTCCGTGTAGGGGACAAGGTGGTAGAACTGGATGCAAAGGATTCCGTATATTTTAGAGCGGACGTTCCCCACGAATACATCAATCCGACGGATACAGAAACTCTCATGTATCTGGTCATGGAATATACGGACGAAGCTAGCTAA
- a CDS encoding RluA family pseudouridine synthase, which translates to MRETKPGFQVPEHPIRKWYEKGFLLAVEKPAGIPVHPTFDPNRPNLEDLVRQQEKQPELRLLHRLDRDTSGILLFCKEPTKNKDADSILANSEKTYLAICVGIPKEKEFRVQCFLKDGKGKVSSVRSGGKKAITDFTLLSYSKEKNISLVAAKLVTGRRHQIRFHLSSIGIPILGDETYGESSAKSLVPKPKRFILHSYLLKFKNEFDEEVKIVSEPPSDFQSYLHFFSGIRFPE; encoded by the coding sequence ATGAGGGAAACTAAGCCCGGATTCCAGGTTCCAGAGCATCCTATTCGAAAATGGTATGAGAAGGGGTTCCTACTAGCAGTGGAAAAACCTGCTGGGATCCCGGTCCACCCCACCTTCGATCCAAACCGTCCCAATTTAGAAGACCTTGTGCGACAACAGGAGAAGCAGCCGGAACTAAGACTACTTCATAGGCTGGATCGAGACACAAGCGGCATCCTTCTATTCTGCAAAGAGCCGACCAAAAATAAAGATGCCGATTCAATTTTAGCAAATTCAGAAAAAACCTATCTGGCAATTTGTGTTGGAATTCCAAAAGAGAAGGAATTCAGAGTACAATGTTTTTTGAAAGATGGAAAAGGTAAGGTAAGTTCTGTTCGTTCCGGAGGCAAAAAAGCAATTACCGATTTTACACTTCTTTCTTATTCAAAGGAAAAAAATATTTCGTTGGTTGCCGCAAAATTAGTTACGGGAAGAAGGCACCAGATTCGATTTCATCTCTCTTCTATCGGAATTCCAATCTTGGGAGACGAAACCTATGGAGAATCTTCTGCTAAAAGTTTAGTTCCGAAACCAAAACGATTTATATTACATTCTTATCTTCTAAAATTTAAAAACGAATTCGATGAAGAAGTAAAAATTGTCTCCGAGCCTCCTTCCGATTTTCAATCCTACTTACACTTTTTTTCTGGCATACGATTCCCAGAATAA
- a CDS encoding HAD family hydrolase, translated as MFSNSDWSSEIFSYLEENLAGRKFQTALFDFDNTLVRGDFGEEVMCELLKAGVPWIQSLSPFFPEPEVSEKMETLRKTDTQSFMDEVWKYYGSKIDKEGLGVGYRWSTWIFSGRSTKELQNTASVVWERHQKDTSSDAVQAFYPMSELVKELEKVGTKIWIVTASPEPVIQVVSEKWGIPKENVLGMRLIEKNGILSHELIEPFTYGIGKVELLNLANGNQGYDIAFGDSENDFPMLSHVRSKGIFLDRGKKAPPPRALVQSVKNWKTIPKP; from the coding sequence TTGTTCTCTAATTCCGACTGGTCTTCCGAAATCTTTTCCTATTTAGAAGAGAACCTGGCCGGTCGGAAATTCCAAACAGCTTTATTCGATTTTGATAATACTCTTGTCCGAGGTGATTTCGGGGAAGAAGTCATGTGCGAACTTCTGAAAGCTGGAGTTCCTTGGATCCAATCCCTCTCTCCTTTTTTTCCGGAGCCAGAAGTCTCCGAAAAAATGGAAACTTTACGTAAAACGGACACTCAGTCCTTCATGGATGAGGTTTGGAAATATTACGGATCCAAGATAGATAAAGAAGGCCTGGGAGTAGGGTATAGATGGTCCACCTGGATTTTCTCAGGCAGATCCACTAAAGAATTGCAGAATACAGCAAGTGTTGTTTGGGAAAGGCACCAGAAGGATACCAGCTCCGATGCAGTCCAAGCATTTTATCCGATGTCGGAACTCGTAAAAGAATTGGAGAAGGTGGGAACCAAAATTTGGATCGTAACTGCTTCTCCTGAACCTGTGATCCAAGTAGTCTCTGAAAAATGGGGAATTCCCAAAGAGAATGTGCTCGGTATGAGATTGATTGAGAAGAACGGGATCTTAAGCCACGAGTTGATCGAACCTTTCACTTACGGGATTGGAAAAGTAGAATTACTCAATCTTGCCAATGGAAACCAAGGATACGATATTGCATTCGGAGATTCTGAAAATGATTTCCCTATGCTTTCTCATGTAAGATCCAAAGGGATATTTTTGGATAGAGGCAAGAAGGCTCCGCCTCCCAGAGCTCTTGTTCAATCTGTCAAAAACTGGAAAACGATCCCGAAACCTTAA
- a CDS encoding S1C family serine protease: MNKFWILRAGFILFFSIPVFSQTNGNSDLKTLLNGVVIVRSDIYPDATDPLEFGDQDLSRDVGSGFIIAGNRILTNAHVISESKYLKVKRFNSSKYYNAKVEFIGFDCDLALISVEDEEFFAGVEPLEITEESPSLGSNLLMLGYPEGAENLTLENGLVNRVERLRYSFTGLDYRKVIRVSANILPGYSGGPAIQNGKVAGIIFEVSQIQGNTAYLIPPEVVQHFLKDIQDGQYDGFPFVGFTFQNGNSESVKKYLGVPQNLQGVLVNKVYPNSSFSDVLQTDDFLYKVDEAYLNNEGGLLEFTGRTIVDLIEPGFVGQKLTLYFYRNGKNFKIQAELKKTDSLELYRDRQIRSFLGAGLLFQPVNRALFGKESQRVETALRYHYSYFIQDDLFKFTERDLILTTIFPDPLNSKYLNYRFKILESINGKTPANIAEFKDYWKKYSNGTLVLKFRGVGLPLVLDAKTVRTIDLRVRKRFDIKSDESKEGK, encoded by the coding sequence ATGAATAAGTTTTGGATACTTCGCGCAGGTTTTATACTATTTTTTAGTATCCCCGTTTTTTCCCAAACTAACGGAAATTCAGATCTTAAAACATTATTGAACGGAGTGGTTATCGTCAGGAGTGATATATATCCTGATGCAACTGATCCGTTGGAATTCGGGGACCAAGATCTTTCTCGTGACGTCGGTTCCGGATTTATTATTGCCGGAAATAGAATATTAACAAATGCTCATGTGATCTCAGAATCCAAATATCTAAAGGTAAAACGTTTTAATAGCAGTAAATATTATAATGCAAAAGTTGAATTTATCGGTTTCGATTGCGATCTCGCTTTGATCTCGGTAGAAGACGAAGAATTTTTTGCCGGAGTAGAACCCCTGGAAATCACGGAAGAATCCCCTTCCCTCGGAAGTAATCTTTTGATGTTGGGTTATCCAGAAGGAGCAGAAAATCTCACCCTAGAAAACGGTTTAGTCAATCGTGTGGAAAGATTGAGATACTCTTTCACCGGTTTAGATTACAGAAAAGTAATTCGTGTAAGTGCGAATATCCTTCCAGGATATTCAGGTGGTCCTGCTATCCAAAATGGAAAAGTGGCAGGGATTATTTTTGAGGTCAGTCAAATCCAGGGAAATACCGCATATCTTATTCCACCGGAAGTGGTGCAACATTTCTTAAAGGATATCCAAGACGGCCAATATGACGGGTTTCCATTCGTAGGTTTTACTTTTCAAAATGGAAATTCAGAATCTGTGAAAAAGTATTTAGGAGTTCCTCAAAATCTGCAAGGTGTGCTTGTGAATAAAGTTTATCCGAATTCTTCCTTTTCGGATGTTTTGCAGACGGATGATTTTTTATATAAGGTAGATGAGGCGTATTTGAATAACGAAGGCGGACTTCTGGAATTTACGGGAAGAACAATCGTAGATCTGATCGAGCCGGGCTTTGTGGGCCAAAAGTTAACTTTGTATTTTTACAGAAACGGTAAAAACTTTAAGATCCAAGCAGAGTTAAAAAAGACCGATTCTCTTGAATTGTATAGAGATCGCCAGATTAGAAGTTTTTTAGGAGCGGGACTTTTATTCCAACCCGTAAATCGTGCATTATTCGGAAAAGAAAGTCAAAGAGTGGAAACCGCTCTTAGATACCATTATAGTTATTTTATACAAGACGATCTTTTCAAATTTACGGAAAGAGATTTAATACTGACTACGATTTTTCCGGATCCTCTCAACTCCAAATACCTAAATTATCGTTTTAAAATATTAGAATCCATTAATGGAAAAACTCCGGCCAATATCGCCGAATTTAAGGATTATTGGAAAAAATATTCCAACGGGACCTTAGTTCTAAAATTTAGAGGAGTAGGACTTCCCCTGGTTCTAGATGCCAAAACGGTTAGGACCATTGATCTAAGGGTCAGAAAAAGGTTCGATATCAAGTCCGACGAATCCAAGGAGGGAAAATGA
- the perRB gene encoding peroxide-responsive transcriptional repressor PerRB, translating to MTVLGKHKQYCLTPDEIESRLKSVSIQPTMQRISICQYVLCEADHPTAEEVKEWVDKRSLKMSLATVYNTLNVLVSAGLLREFKFSCLGKSVFDSNIDDHFHFFDEKSGKFHDLDAELLTIDSKLPKEFKVNKMDILFTGSLEESNASV from the coding sequence ATGACTGTTTTAGGTAAACACAAACAATACTGCCTGACTCCGGACGAAATAGAGAGTAGATTAAAATCGGTTTCGATACAACCGACCATGCAAAGGATTTCCATTTGCCAATACGTACTTTGTGAAGCGGATCATCCAACCGCAGAGGAAGTAAAAGAATGGGTAGATAAACGTTCTTTGAAGATGAGTTTGGCAACCGTTTACAATACTTTAAATGTATTAGTATCTGCCGGTTTATTAAGAGAATTTAAATTTTCCTGTTTAGGTAAGTCGGTATTCGATAGCAATATCGACGACCATTTCCATTTTTTCGATGAGAAGTCAGGAAAATTCCATGATCTGGACGCGGAGCTTCTAACTATCGATTCCAAACTGCCAAAAGAGTTTAAAGTGAATAAGATGGATATCTTATTCACCGGATCTTTAGAAGAATCGAACGCATCCGTTTAG
- a CDS encoding thiol-disulfide oxidoreductase DCC family protein, with translation MAEFTDPIVLFDGVCNLCNGAVNVLLDLDKHKRLKFASLQSEYAKNLIRSRGLEQKIQGIDSILFWDGAEIHIKSNAIIEICSKLGGFWKILKLCYLVPGPIRDILYDIIARNRYRLFGKRESCRMPTPELKERILG, from the coding sequence TTGGCAGAATTTACGGATCCGATCGTACTATTTGATGGAGTATGCAATCTATGCAATGGAGCTGTGAATGTACTTTTGGATCTGGACAAGCACAAAAGATTAAAATTTGCTAGCCTGCAGTCCGAATATGCAAAAAATTTAATTCGATCTCGGGGCTTAGAACAAAAGATCCAAGGAATAGATAGTATCCTTTTCTGGGACGGGGCTGAAATTCATATCAAATCCAATGCAATCATTGAGATCTGCAGTAAATTAGGCGGCTTCTGGAAAATTTTAAAACTATGTTATCTGGTCCCAGGACCAATCCGCGATATTCTATATGACATCATTGCAAGAAATAGATACAGACTCTTCGGAAAAAGAGAATCTTGCAGGATGCCTACTCCAGAGCTGAAAGAAAGGATCCTAGGGTAG
- a CDS encoding LIC11113 family protein, translated as MQNIFTLRTKRLLLSFSTLGVLLFFSVFIPDSGSFAEELLTQKANSRIGDFAEKEFQEAWRKYSKEKDARPLKEWFKQHGTVHIGECKFKSLPEAEEIQYLSLDCPGKKLNGFFYSGEERLRSPEKIDSFRVKGPVKLGKTVYWELEFSAENLKAASAKPVPGGKSNPETKLVEKASTVNFGLQYFLSIAKHPIDRPTPKGKEIFFDSSCPLLYLGKDADFYWDKSLYYSFQASCLPDSPYSWIRIKADLSGNVLVDNQPTEELQEGARYLAKLKLESVEKDKIVWSDAELFHE; from the coding sequence ATGCAGAATATTTTCACTTTAAGAACGAAAAGACTCCTTCTTTCTTTTTCTACCCTGGGAGTTTTATTGTTTTTTTCCGTTTTTATTCCGGATTCGGGAAGTTTTGCAGAAGAACTCCTAACCCAAAAAGCAAATTCCAGGATTGGAGACTTTGCTGAGAAAGAATTTCAGGAAGCTTGGAGAAAATACTCCAAAGAAAAAGACGCAAGACCTCTGAAAGAATGGTTCAAACAACATGGGACCGTTCATATCGGTGAATGTAAGTTTAAATCTCTTCCCGAAGCCGAAGAAATACAATATCTTTCTCTGGATTGTCCCGGAAAAAAACTCAACGGTTTCTTTTATTCAGGAGAAGAAAGATTACGTTCCCCGGAAAAAATCGATTCTTTCAGAGTGAAGGGTCCGGTCAAGTTAGGCAAAACTGTTTATTGGGAGCTGGAATTTTCCGCGGAGAATTTGAAAGCTGCAAGTGCCAAACCTGTTCCAGGTGGGAAATCCAATCCGGAAACAAAACTGGTGGAGAAGGCTTCTACCGTAAATTTTGGTCTGCAATATTTCTTAAGTATCGCAAAACATCCGATAGACCGCCCTACTCCCAAAGGAAAAGAGATCTTCTTCGATTCTTCCTGCCCTCTTCTTTATTTAGGTAAGGATGCGGATTTTTATTGGGACAAATCTTTGTATTATTCTTTCCAAGCCAGTTGTTTGCCGGATTCTCCTTATTCCTGGATCAGGATCAAAGCGGATCTGAGCGGAAATGTTTTAGTGGATAACCAACCCACAGAAGAACTCCAAGAAGGAGCACGTTACCTGGCAAAATTGAAATTAGAATCGGTAGAAAAGGATAAAATTGTATGGTCCGACGCGGAGTTGTTTCATGAATAA
- a CDS encoding alpha-glucosidase, with amino-acid sequence MRFFFITSILFAFLLNCGSRFEKISPFSIPPQEFDLGNGIKAVFLPTELSFITSKGRILEFSLKDSFLSSAKGEQIVNYRKATFKIKDKILLECGSQTIESLGLESGALLIKGKLSGKNCETGYTIRFVSSSNAGLDWKVEIANPELNRTFIKFKSDESESIYGLGEQFSHLNLKGKKPFLFSEEQGVGRGDQPITLGAELLEGAGGNEYSTYTPIPFFLTSRNRAFFFENSSYSVFDFEEDSEISIEFRERGLNVKSWKAASPKEILKLYTSHTGRFPNLPDWAYGTWLGIQGGKSVVLEKIEEAKLAGNPISALWIQDWVGQRKTVFGSQLWWRWFPDENRYPDFKNFVKELNQNGIQVLGYINPMLATEGPLFEEAVKNNYLVKDKEGKDYIVQTAGFPAGLLDLTNPKTRIWIKNIIKQNLIGNGLSGWMADFGEWLPTDALLFSKESAEIYHNRYPVEWARLNREAIQEAGKEGQIVFFTRAGYSYSNKYSTSFWAGDQMVSWGRHDGIVSSLIGILSGGMSGLSLNHSDIGGYTTIPSPIKDYFRSKELFLRWAELNVFSPIFRTHEGNRPAKNHQPYSDPDTIKEFARYGQIHLALKEYFKFLNKEASESGLPLLRPLYLSYPEDMNTRDLQNQFLLGEDLLVIPVLEKGEDSVKGYLPKGEWEHVWTGKTFQGGVWTEVEAPLGSPAIFLKKKGSWYEKLKSALSGFKKN; translated from the coding sequence ATGAGGTTCTTTTTTATTACCAGCATACTATTTGCGTTTTTATTAAATTGCGGATCCAGATTTGAAAAAATCTCTCCGTTTTCCATTCCTCCTCAAGAATTCGACCTTGGAAACGGGATCAAAGCAGTATTCCTACCCACTGAACTCTCGTTCATCACTTCTAAAGGTAGAATATTAGAATTTTCACTTAAAGATTCGTTCCTTTCTTCCGCAAAAGGAGAACAGATCGTAAATTATAGAAAGGCAACCTTCAAGATCAAAGATAAGATCTTATTAGAATGTGGATCCCAAACAATTGAAAGTCTTGGACTAGAATCCGGTGCGTTACTCATCAAAGGAAAACTTTCAGGAAAGAATTGCGAAACAGGATACACGATCCGATTTGTTTCTTCTTCCAACGCTGGATTAGATTGGAAGGTAGAAATTGCAAATCCGGAACTAAATCGTACATTTATCAAATTCAAATCCGACGAATCTGAAAGTATCTACGGCTTAGGAGAACAATTTTCTCATCTCAATCTAAAAGGAAAAAAACCGTTCTTGTTCTCCGAAGAACAAGGAGTAGGAAGGGGAGACCAACCGATTACCTTGGGAGCAGAATTATTAGAAGGTGCCGGCGGAAACGAATACAGCACTTATACTCCGATCCCATTTTTTCTTACATCACGGAACAGAGCATTCTTCTTCGAAAACAGTTCTTATTCCGTTTTTGATTTTGAAGAAGATTCCGAAATTTCCATAGAGTTTAGAGAAAGAGGACTTAACGTAAAATCTTGGAAGGCCGCGAGCCCCAAGGAGATTCTGAAATTATATACTTCTCATACGGGACGATTTCCGAATTTGCCTGATTGGGCTTATGGGACCTGGCTTGGGATCCAAGGCGGAAAATCGGTCGTTTTGGAAAAAATAGAAGAGGCAAAACTTGCCGGAAATCCAATCAGCGCTCTCTGGATCCAAGATTGGGTCGGGCAAAGAAAAACAGTATTCGGTTCCCAACTCTGGTGGAGATGGTTTCCAGATGAAAATCGTTATCCCGATTTCAAAAACTTCGTAAAAGAATTAAACCAAAATGGTATTCAGGTTTTGGGATATATCAATCCAATGCTTGCCACCGAAGGTCCTTTATTCGAAGAAGCGGTCAAAAATAATTATTTAGTAAAAGATAAAGAAGGAAAAGATTATATAGTCCAAACCGCAGGATTTCCTGCGGGACTACTCGATCTTACAAATCCTAAAACCAGGATCTGGATCAAAAATATCATCAAACAAAATCTGATCGGTAACGGACTCTCCGGTTGGATGGCGGATTTTGGAGAATGGTTGCCGACAGACGCATTATTATTCTCTAAAGAATCCGCAGAGATTTATCATAACCGATATCCGGTAGAATGGGCAAGGCTAAACAGAGAAGCCATCCAAGAGGCCGGAAAAGAGGGACAGATCGTATTTTTCACTCGAGCAGGTTACAGTTATTCCAATAAATATTCCACTTCCTTTTGGGCGGGGGACCAAATGGTAAGCTGGGGAAGACATGACGGGATCGTATCTTCTTTGATTGGGATCTTAAGCGGTGGAATGTCAGGACTCAGTTTAAATCATAGTGATATAGGTGGATACACTACCATTCCTAGTCCGATCAAAGATTATTTTAGATCAAAAGAATTATTCCTTCGTTGGGCAGAATTGAATGTATTCTCTCCTATATTTCGAACTCATGAAGGAAATAGGCCTGCTAAAAATCATCAACCCTATTCGGATCCAGATACAATAAAAGAATTTGCAAGATATGGACAGATACATCTTGCATTAAAAGAATATTTTAAATTTTTAAATAAAGAAGCTTCCGAATCGGGGCTTCCACTACTACGACCACTCTATCTTTCTTATCCGGAAGATATGAATACCAGAGACTTACAAAACCAATTTTTACTCGGAGAGGATCTGCTTGTAATCCCAGTCTTAGAAAAAGGAGAAGATTCAGTAAAAGGATATCTACCTAAGGGAGAATGGGAACATGTATGGACAGGCAAAACTTTTCAAGGAGGAGTTTGGACAGAAGTGGAAGCTCCGCTTGGATCTCCTGCGATCTTCTTAAAAAAGAAAGGTTCCTGGTACGAAAAATTAAAGTCTGCGTTATCGGGTTTTAAAAAGAACTAA
- a CDS encoding sulfurtransferase, which translates to MSHWSFLKTDLNEKQDLFIDCRSQAQYQESTLKGAYYFPFVKKAFASDPDSSKKLLGPIDEILALAKKEEKSRILVFDEGMGMFASRLVFLLRSAGFQNAFLIGQRWPVDGTKEKGSKELDIGPSSKIRKLEGVIDKAFLEKNLTRLQIFDTRTPEEYDGKLPRLTAPEPGSLCGRLPGAFLWDWRMLYDANGELVDKTFFNKKLRGFPFMPERTTVIYDYNGARSSLLAMMLKEVGYNDVNVYVGSWFEWRKSNLPKQAANIYGQTGAGASAPRVGGVDRKS; encoded by the coding sequence TTGTCTCACTGGAGTTTTCTTAAAACCGACCTGAACGAAAAGCAGGACTTATTCATCGATTGCCGCTCCCAAGCGCAATATCAGGAATCCACCCTAAAGGGTGCGTATTATTTTCCATTCGTCAAAAAGGCTTTTGCATCCGATCCGGACTCTTCCAAAAAATTATTGGGTCCGATCGATGAGATACTTGCTCTGGCTAAAAAAGAAGAGAAGTCCAGGATACTGGTTTTCGACGAGGGAATGGGGATGTTCGCATCCAGACTCGTTTTTCTTTTGAGATCCGCAGGCTTTCAAAATGCGTTCCTAATCGGACAACGCTGGCCTGTAGATGGAACAAAAGAAAAAGGATCCAAAGAATTGGATATAGGTCCATCTTCCAAAATTCGTAAGTTGGAAGGAGTGATCGATAAAGCATTCTTAGAAAAGAACTTAACTAGACTCCAAATTTTCGACACTCGTACTCCTGAAGAGTATGATGGAAAACTTCCTCGTTTGACTGCTCCCGAGCCGGGAAGTCTATGCGGAAGATTACCTGGAGCATTTCTCTGGGATTGGAGAATGTTGTATGACGCGAACGGTGAGCTCGTGGACAAAACCTTCTTCAATAAAAAGTTAAGAGGGTTTCCTTTTATGCCGGAAAGAACCACGGTTATCTATGATTATAACGGAGCGAGATCCTCCTTGCTCGCAATGATGCTCAAAGAAGTAGGATATAACGACGTGAACGTTTACGTTGGTTCTTGGTTCGAATGGAGAAAATCCAATCTACCAAAACAAGCAGCGAATATTTACGGACAGACCGGGGCAGGAGCTTCTGCACCGAGAGTAGGTGGGGTTGACCGAAAAAGTTAA
- a CDS encoding M23 family metallopeptidase, whose amino-acid sequence MKRKTILSIVGASALVFLSWKSFANTYLEEVKVDNQFIQTYQSREGIWIVPGKVKESLEDLYHKFGTSEREVRLLNGIHDSGKIQNSEPVFFPYNANYTRNLLLEDKGREIFTSDARELIWPLSFKYSRVTSRLGRRWNALHAGVDIACPNGSVVIAAADGVVTDSKRDGGYGLRVVLSHPQINGIQTLYAHNSLLFVKQGDKVKKGQVLALSGNTGHTTGPHVHFEVRYQNVVLNPEHYLPPFLADKESQVAIAKETIQQ is encoded by the coding sequence ATGAAAAGAAAAACTATTCTTTCTATAGTAGGCGCATCTGCCCTAGTCTTCCTTTCCTGGAAATCTTTCGCAAATACATATTTGGAAGAAGTTAAGGTGGATAACCAATTCATCCAAACCTATCAATCTAGAGAAGGGATTTGGATCGTTCCTGGAAAAGTAAAAGAATCCCTAGAAGATCTTTACCATAAATTCGGAACTTCAGAAAGAGAGGTTCGTCTTCTCAACGGGATCCATGACAGCGGAAAAATCCAAAATTCAGAGCCTGTATTCTTCCCTTATAACGCAAATTATACACGCAATCTTCTATTAGAGGACAAAGGAAGAGAGATTTTCACCTCCGATGCTAGAGAATTGATCTGGCCTTTAAGCTTTAAATATTCCAGAGTTACTTCCAGATTGGGAAGACGTTGGAACGCTCTGCATGCCGGTGTAGACATCGCTTGTCCGAACGGATCCGTAGTGATCGCTGCTGCCGACGGAGTCGTAACCGATTCTAAAAGAGATGGTGGATACGGCCTAAGAGTAGTTCTTTCTCATCCTCAGATCAATGGTATCCAGACATTATACGCTCATAATTCTCTTCTTTTTGTGAAGCAGGGAGATAAGGTTAAAAAAGGACAGGTTCTTGCGCTTTCCGGGAATACAGGGCATACGACTGGACCACATGTTCACTTCGAAGTCCGTTACCAAAACGTAGTGTTAAATCCTGAACATTATCTTCCTCCTTTCTTAGCGGATAAAGAATCCCAAGTTGCGATTGCAAAAGAAACTATCCAACAATAA
- the lpdA gene encoding dihydrolipoyl dehydrogenase has translation MAENYDLTVIGGGPGGYVAAIRAAQLGLNVCLVEKEKLGGVCLNWGCIPTKALLESAHLLESIRKSETFGLKVEKVSPDFPNIIKRSRGVADTMSNGVEFLMKKNKISVKKGSAVFKDKNTIWLPDTSKEEIQSEYFIIATGARPKEFPGLPFDGDKVLSSKHAMIQDSPPKTLAIIGAGAIGIEFADFYSSMGTKVTIVEMQDKILPLEDPEISNLLNRSFIKREIQILTSVGVSEPKLESDGVSILLKGEGIAPEGERKKFDKVLVAIGVTPNTEDIHLEEIGVFLQKGFIKVDTKFRSKVPNIYAIGDCIGAPLLAHVASTEGVKAAEAISIQNKNPHGLVYEPLDYLKIPACTYCHPEVASVGLKEEEAKKSGIDVVVGKFPFRANGRAQALGEVEGMVKLVADRKTGEVLGAHLIGPNVTEILGEINLGMGSELTLKEIAGRIHAHPTLSESVMEAAGQALGEAINI, from the coding sequence ATGGCGGAAAACTACGACCTGACTGTGATCGGCGGAGGCCCTGGAGGATATGTGGCCGCCATTCGAGCAGCCCAACTCGGATTGAACGTTTGTCTAGTGGAAAAAGAAAAACTAGGCGGGGTATGTTTGAACTGGGGTTGTATTCCCACAAAAGCACTTTTAGAATCCGCACATTTATTAGAGTCCATTCGCAAATCGGAAACATTCGGACTGAAGGTAGAAAAAGTTTCTCCTGATTTTCCGAACATCATCAAACGTTCCAGAGGTGTCGCAGACACAATGTCGAATGGGGTCGAGTTCTTAATGAAAAAGAATAAGATTTCCGTAAAAAAAGGAAGTGCAGTATTCAAAGACAAAAATACGATCTGGCTTCCGGACACTTCTAAAGAAGAAATCCAATCCGAATATTTTATCATTGCAACAGGTGCTAGACCAAAAGAATTTCCAGGACTTCCATTCGATGGGGACAAGGTTCTCTCAAGCAAACATGCAATGATCCAAGACTCCCCGCCTAAAACTTTAGCTATCATAGGTGCGGGAGCTATAGGGATAGAATTTGCGGATTTCTATTCTAGCATGGGAACTAAAGTAACGATCGTAGAGATGCAGGACAAAATCCTTCCATTAGAAGATCCTGAAATATCTAATCTACTCAACCGTTCCTTCATAAAAAGAGAGATCCAAATCCTGACAAGCGTCGGAGTTTCCGAACCGAAACTGGAATCGGATGGAGTATCTATTCTTCTAAAAGGAGAAGGGATCGCTCCGGAAGGTGAAAGAAAAAAATTCGATAAGGTATTGGTAGCGATAGGTGTCACTCCAAACACGGAAGACATCCACCTGGAAGAGATCGGGGTATTTCTCCAAAAAGGATTTATCAAGGTAGATACTAAATTCAGAAGTAAGGTCCCGAATATTTATGCGATCGGAGATTGTATCGGAGCTCCGTTACTCGCCCATGTGGCCTCAACAGAAGGAGTCAAAGCTGCGGAAGCTATTTCCATCCAAAACAAAAATCCTCACGGCTTAGTTTATGAACCGTTGGATTATCTTAAAATTCCTGCCTGCACATATTGTCATCCTGAAGTTGCCTCAGTCGGCTTAAAGGAAGAAGAAGCCAAAAAATCAGGCATAGATGTAGTCGTAGGAAAATTCCCATTTAGAGCGAACGGTAGAGCCCAAGCTTTAGGCGAAGTAGAAGGAATGGTAAAACTAGTAGCGGATCGTAAAACAGGAGAAGTATTAGGAGCTCATCTGATCGGACCGAATGTAACCGAAATTTTAGGTGAGATCAATTTGGGAATGGGATCCGAACTAACTCTGAAAGAAATTGCAGGAAGGATACATGCCCATCCTACACTTTCAGAATCCGTAATGGAAGCAGCAGGACAGGCTCTAGGCGAGGCGATTAATATCTAA